The Sesamum indicum cultivar Zhongzhi No. 13 linkage group LG6, S_indicum_v1.0, whole genome shotgun sequence genome has a segment encoding these proteins:
- the LOC105163765 gene encoding ylmG homolog protein 1-2, chloroplastic-like yields the protein MTLIGRLITRRELSVGGLVTTKSMASSLMAAQTMHVLLDPAASLFPDHCTAAFSLSSARIHRRLPRLFSFSPLPKPSKSRISASISPALRNPAMNSSKNPDPDQDLLSGSTRSVTTLVAIALTASRFFADGLLNLAVQLKVPLLCTAGPAFFAAIKDVPMGALNTPFTVVAAGMAKWLDLYSGVLMVRVLLSWFPNIPWDRQPLSAIRDLCDPYLNLFRNIIPPIFDTLDVSPLLAFGVLGALGSILKSSRRAY from the coding sequence ATGACTTTAATCGGCCGGTTGATCACAAGGCGAGAACTAAGCGTGGGAGGACTTGTGACAACCAAATCAATGGCTTCTTCTCTCATGGCAGCCCAAACAATGCACGTCCTCCTCGATCCCGCTGCTTCCCTTTTCCCCGACCACTGCACCGCCGCTTTCTCACTCTCCTCAGCTCGTATTCACCGTCGTCTACCCAGACTCTTCTCCTTTTCTCCTCTCCCAAAAccatcaaaatcaagaatttcagCTTCCATTTCCCCAGCCCTCAGAAATCCGGCAATGAATTCGTCCAAGAACCCGGACCCGGATCAGGATTTGCTCTCCGGGTCAACGCGGAGCGTCACGACCCTCGTTGCCATCGCCCTAACCGCCTCAAGATTCTTCGCCGACGGGCTCCTCAACTTGGCCGTACAATTGAAGGTGCCTTTGTTATGTACCGCAGGCCCCGCGTTCTTCGCCGCGATAAAGGACGTGCCGATGGGCGCGTTGAACACGCCGTTCACGGTGGTGGCGGCTGGGATGGCGAAATGGTTGGACTTGTACAGTGGTGTTTTGATGGTTAGGGTTTTGTTGAGCTGGTTTCCAAATATACCCTGGGATAGGCAGCCGTTGTCTGCAATTAGGGACCTGTGCGATCCATATTTGAACTTGTTCAGGAATATAATTCCTCCGATTTTTGATACATTGGATGTTAGTCCCCTCTTGGCATTTGGTGTTCTGGGAGCGTTGGGCTCGATCCTGAAAAGCAGCAGGCGAGCTTACTGA
- the LOC105163767 gene encoding uncharacterized protein LOC105163767, giving the protein MLSLARRTPRSQNCLQFIAPQLRFARTDAGPGQPPRTRRRSKFSPSAMLRKTEEKSEWWVVDGEMHEIGENVPLRERFVIPRDNIPNKRRKQLREQFMRRTRLVLKESEHEPWCKRYMELYNELRENWERLYWDEGYSKKLAQDHANYDSAEDDEEDFNPYRARQPRGEQIKDQIVGRNRGSDTWEKVSQIRDKFEYDRERRMREKAFAPMNGGNDFEMKTPASKNEPFDISRYISESEDD; this is encoded by the exons ATGCTCTCTCTAGCAAGAAGAACGCCGAGGTCCCAAAATTGCCTCCAGTTTATAGCGCCCCAGCTCCGGTTTGCGCGAACCGATGCTGGTCCTGGCCAACCACCGCGTACGCGGCGGCGGTCCAAGTTCTCGCCGTCGGCGATGCTGAGGAAGACCGAAGAGAAGTCGGAGTGGTGGGTGGTGGACGGAGAAATGCACGAAATTGGGGAGAACGTGCCGCTGCGGGAACGGTTTGTGATCCCCAGGGATAATATTCCTAACAAGCGCCGCAAGCAGCTCCGGGAGCAGTTCATGCGCCGTACTCGTCTCGTTCTCAAGGAATCC GAGCATGAACCTTGGTGCAAAAGATATATGGAACTATACAATGAGCTCAGAGAGAATTGGGAGAGGTTGTACTGGGATGAAGGTTATTCCAAGAAACTTGCTCAAGATCATGCAAATTATGACTCTGCTGAAGACGATGAAGAAGATTTCAATCCTTACAG GGCAAGACAACCCCGCGGAGAGCAAATTAAG GATCAAATTGTGGGAAGGAACAGGGGAAGTGATACCTGGGAAAAGGTTAGCCAAATCCGAGACAAGTTTGAATATGACAGAGAGAGAAGAATGAGAGAGAAAG CCTTTGCACCAATGAACGGTGGAAATGATTTTGAGATGAAAACCCCAGCCTCAAAGAATGAGCCCTTTGATATTAGCAGATACATTTCTGAATCCGAAGACGACTGA